A single region of the candidate division KSB1 bacterium genome encodes:
- a CDS encoding excinuclease ABC subunit C: protein MNPDDRPQLPLEEKLRVLPKSPGVYIFRDAGGKIIYIGKASVLRNRVRSYFQDRNDGRPQFEQLVSRIRDVEVIPTDSELEALMLESTLIRQEKPRFNIDLRDDKSFPFLRITSEPYPRIFLTRHPVSDGSKYYGPFSDLFHLKGLLRVLRGLLKIRTCNLALSEELIARGKFKSCLEFHIGRCNAPCVAHESRADYLRRVADFHEVVSGKGSDVIQRLEQELEALAERLKFEEAAQLRDWLSALNGLTERQKVISAEPVHRDVIGLAVEDDVGCMAIFQIRNGRMVGRLHYRLRHLKAQSGGEILQSALEQYYADVATFPTEVYLPDAVPDEPLLRQWLQQRAGHRVELRVPERGEKAQFVELAQKNAALLLGESQLARQSQDRIPHSLKQLQAHFKLPALPVTIAAFDISNLMGTDKVASMVVFVNGRASRSQYRRYQIKGVAGIDDFAAMKEVVGRRFLRLQREHEALPDLVLIDGGKGQLHAALDALHQLGVASQPILGLAKTLEEVYIPGDPLPLNIPRNSSALKLLQQVRDEAHRFAVFYHRQLRKKRTLFSVLDEVDGIGPARRKLLLTHFQSLKKLEGATLEELESVAGIPPLVARSVFDFFHPPDSHDAV from the coding sequence ATGAATCCTGATGATCGTCCACAACTGCCGCTGGAAGAAAAACTCCGGGTATTGCCGAAATCACCCGGAGTCTACATTTTCAGGGACGCCGGAGGCAAGATCATTTACATCGGCAAGGCCTCGGTGCTGCGCAATCGTGTTCGCAGCTACTTTCAGGATCGCAATGACGGGCGACCGCAATTCGAGCAACTCGTCAGCCGCATTCGCGACGTCGAGGTCATCCCGACCGACAGCGAGCTGGAAGCGCTCATGCTGGAGAGCACGCTCATCCGGCAGGAGAAGCCGCGCTTCAATATTGATCTGCGGGATGACAAGTCGTTCCCGTTTCTGCGGATCACGAGCGAACCCTATCCGCGTATCTTCCTGACGCGGCATCCCGTTTCCGACGGCTCAAAGTACTACGGGCCATTCAGTGATCTATTCCATCTGAAGGGCCTGCTGCGCGTCTTGCGCGGCCTGCTGAAGATTCGCACGTGTAATCTTGCCCTCAGCGAGGAACTGATCGCGCGCGGCAAGTTCAAGTCGTGTCTCGAGTTTCATATTGGCCGTTGCAACGCCCCCTGTGTCGCTCACGAATCGCGCGCCGACTACTTGCGCCGCGTCGCCGATTTTCATGAGGTCGTATCCGGCAAGGGCAGCGACGTGATCCAGCGGCTTGAGCAGGAGCTTGAAGCGCTCGCCGAACGGCTCAAGTTCGAAGAGGCCGCGCAGCTCCGTGACTGGCTTTCGGCGCTGAACGGTCTCACCGAACGCCAGAAGGTTATTAGCGCGGAACCGGTCCATCGTGATGTGATCGGTCTCGCGGTCGAAGATGACGTAGGCTGCATGGCGATCTTTCAAATCCGCAACGGTCGCATGGTCGGTCGCTTGCACTATCGCTTGCGCCATCTCAAAGCGCAAAGTGGCGGGGAGATCCTGCAAAGCGCGTTGGAGCAATACTACGCCGACGTGGCGACGTTTCCGACGGAAGTCTATCTGCCGGACGCCGTGCCGGACGAACCGCTGCTGCGGCAGTGGCTGCAGCAGCGCGCCGGACATCGTGTCGAGCTGCGCGTTCCCGAACGCGGCGAGAAAGCGCAATTCGTCGAGCTTGCGCAGAAGAACGCGGCGTTACTGTTGGGCGAGAGCCAGTTGGCGCGCCAGTCGCAGGATCGCATTCCGCATTCGCTCAAACAGCTGCAGGCTCATTTCAAACTCCCCGCGCTGCCCGTCACGATCGCGGCCTTCGATATCTCGAACCTGATGGGCACCGACAAGGTCGCTTCCATGGTCGTGTTTGTCAATGGCCGCGCCTCGCGCTCGCAGTACCGCCGCTATCAGATCAAAGGTGTTGCGGGCATCGACGATTTCGCCGCCATGAAAGAAGTCGTCGGCCGCCGCTTTTTGCGCTTGCAGCGCGAACACGAAGCGCTTCCCGATCTGGTCTTGATCGACGGGGGCAAGGGACAGTTGCATGCCGCGCTGGATGCGCTGCACCAGCTCGGAGTTGCTTCGCAACCGATTCTCGGTCTGGCCAAGACGCTCGAAGAGGTCTATATTCCGGGCGATCCGCTGCCGCTGAATATTCCGCGGAATTCATCCGCCTTGAAGCTGTTGCAACAGGTACGCGATGAGGCCCATCGCTTCGCGGTCTTCTATCACCGGCAGCTGCGGAAGAAGCGCACGCTGTTCTCCGTCCTCGATGAAGTCGACGGCATCGGTCCGGCTCGCCGCAAGTTGCTGTTGACTCACTTTCAATCGTTGAAGAAGCTCGAAGGCGCGACCCTTGAAGAACTGGAGAGCGTCGCGGGTATTCCGCCGCTGGTCGCGCGCAGTGTCTTTGATTTCTTTCACCCACCCGATTCGCATGACGCCGTCTGA
- the mce gene encoding methylmalonyl-CoA epimerase: MIHGIDHLAIAVASLDDAVAYWTTHLGAVEVHRETVSEQRVNVVMLRVGDLKIELLQPTSDDSPVAKFIAVRGPGIHHVALRVDSTDSELSIMKAGGATLLDEGARDGAEGTKVGFIHPRTLGGVLVELVEHSRHES; this comes from the coding sequence ATGATTCATGGCATCGATCATCTCGCCATCGCGGTCGCCAGCCTCGATGACGCGGTCGCCTACTGGACGACACACCTCGGCGCGGTGGAGGTTCACCGCGAGACGGTTTCCGAGCAGCGGGTGAACGTCGTCATGCTGCGCGTGGGCGATCTCAAAATCGAGTTGCTTCAGCCGACGTCTGATGACTCCCCCGTCGCCAAGTTCATCGCCGTTCGCGGACCCGGGATCCATCACGTCGCGCTCCGCGTGGATTCCACCGACTCTGAATTGTCGATCATGAAGGCCGGCGGCGCGACGCTCCTCGACGAGGGCGCGCGCGACGGAGCCGAAGGTACGAAAGTCGGTTTCATTCATCCGCGGACGTTGGGTGGCGTCCTCGTGGAATTGGTAGAACATTCCCGGCATGAATCCTGA